The following are encoded in a window of Citrobacter freundii genomic DNA:
- a CDS encoding ROK family transcriptional regulator has product MQRSGFNNARVRQANKQIFLSHLWREKQLSKSQLAQLTSLSIPAVSNILEELMDEGRIDHSRETLSQRGLSSGSFHLPEKGAWTLCINVTPTSITSQLADARLVAVGDWRHELINPETPKALLTALAAHWREYRRHYPEVTINLALGVHGQVDPITGASKTMPQAPWKTAVEIKYLLKEMLGVQVLLDNDCVMLALAEKWQNPAANGDFCVINVDYGIGSSFVINDNIWRGSLYGSGQIGHTIINPDGIACDCGRYGCLETVASLSALKKQARVWMKSQPAPHYDPETLTTDQLIDAWQQGDVRIQAWAEHAASAIGLSLYNFLNILNINQIWLYGRSCAFGESWLNTLVQQTGFNPFDHGDSPRARATQISFGQLNRSQQLMGIGYLYVESQLSELS; this is encoded by the coding sequence ATGCAGCGTTCGGGGTTCAACAACGCCAGGGTTCGCCAAGCGAATAAACAGATCTTTTTATCGCACCTGTGGCGGGAAAAGCAGCTCAGCAAATCACAACTGGCACAGCTCACCAGCTTGTCGATCCCGGCGGTCAGCAATATTCTCGAAGAGTTGATGGATGAAGGGCGGATCGACCATTCCCGCGAGACATTAAGCCAGCGCGGTTTGAGCAGCGGCAGCTTTCATTTGCCGGAAAAAGGGGCCTGGACATTATGCATCAACGTCACCCCCACCAGCATCACCAGCCAGTTGGCAGATGCGCGCCTGGTCGCAGTCGGTGACTGGCGGCATGAACTGATCAATCCCGAGACGCCAAAAGCGCTATTGACCGCGTTGGCAGCGCACTGGCGGGAATACCGTCGGCACTATCCTGAGGTCACAATCAACCTCGCGCTGGGCGTTCACGGTCAGGTTGATCCGATTACCGGCGCATCAAAGACCATGCCACAGGCACCGTGGAAAACAGCGGTGGAAATAAAGTATTTGCTGAAAGAAATGCTCGGCGTGCAGGTCCTGCTGGATAATGACTGCGTGATGCTGGCGCTGGCGGAAAAGTGGCAGAACCCGGCGGCGAACGGCGATTTTTGCGTGATTAACGTTGATTACGGCATTGGGTCATCGTTCGTCATCAACGACAACATCTGGCGCGGCAGTTTGTATGGCAGCGGCCAGATTGGACATACCATCATCAACCCTGACGGCATCGCCTGTGACTGCGGTCGTTACGGTTGTCTGGAAACGGTCGCCTCATTAAGCGCCCTGAAAAAGCAGGCTCGCGTGTGGATGAAATCTCAGCCAGCCCCCCATTACGATCCAGAAACGCTGACCACCGATCAGCTGATTGACGCCTGGCAACAAGGCGATGTCCGTATTCAGGCGTGGGCCGAGCACGCTGCCAGCGCCATTGGCCTGAGTTTATATAACTTTTTGAATATATTAAATATTAATCAGATTTGGTTATACGGTCGCAGCTGTGCCTTTGGCGAAAGCTGGCTCAATACGCTGGTACAGCAAACCGGGTTTAATCCGTTTGATCACGGCGATAGCCCACGTGCCAGAGCCACGCAGATAAGTTTCGGTCAGCTTAATCGCTCGCAGCAGTTGATGGGTATTGGCTATCTGTATGTGGAATCACAGCTTAGCGAACTGTCATGA
- a CDS encoding DUF5107 domain-containing protein, whose protein sequence is MYGSVKVWQETITLPTWTAGEEDANPMFLEKRVYQGSSGAVYPYGVIDTLTGKREMRDYKAVWMENDFIRIMLLPELGGRIHRAYDKVQQRDFVYYNEVVKPALVGLLGPWISGGIEFNWPQHHRPTTFMPVDFTQQQGEQGEYTVWMGEVEPMRGLQVMTGFTLYPDRALIEITGKVFNGNATPRHFLWWANPAVKGGDDHQSVFPPDVTAVFDHGKRDVSAFPIATGTYYKVDYSAGVDISRYKNVPVPTSYMAEKSNYDFVGAWHHSERGGLLHVADHHVSPGKKQWTWGYGEFGVAWDRNLTDDNGPYIELMTGVFTDNQPDFTWLAPYEEKVFVQNFLPYSELGMVQNASTQLALRLVRDNGQLSVGVYAIAPLHDVLVTLSADGKPFYEQMLTLEPGKSWLAEVSDRGHERVTMAVTRADGSSLLQYEEHIAEELPLPSAAVAPALPEALSNTDELYFIGQHLEQYNHASRYAEDYYRRALEVDPLDYRNNVALGTLALNRADWALAEHCARAALERAHKLNKNPRDGEASMLLAAALERQGDNDGAWESYYKASWSGNCRDAAFWSLARLAMKRADYAGALEKVDQSLRFNGSNNLAMGLKALVLAKLDRSEPALEYIRQQLADYPLSYTLHYARWAIGQDEDSAAALLSVTGRRGTNACELAGWLTSLGQQDAARDVLELLDSQETLPMLWRASLSDNPQSFIMRARECLQNRVRFPNTLDEVQMLQTLAHSAFARYLLGCFWYSKRRYDEAVSCWQFTLEQEPDFAPVHRLLGIYAWNKQHDAQLAERYLSQAVALEPKNARFLFELDYLNKLLAQPAKQRLARLEASKEVVFHRDDLTVELLSLWNGVGHYDAAAAVLNERVFHPWEGGEGKATGQYLLNQLHRALAAVHINDFPAAIVLLQQALHYPQNLGEGRLPGQTDNDIWYLLGYCAQQQGHHDEAQRYFVRATRGGSSLDAGRYYNDQPVDYLFWQGMALKAMGDTAQADTLFHSFLQWVDTQHDQVPDVDFFAVSLPDLVVLDTSAHEKHQQHCLFINALGHLGLGNLPACQHDLDALLQRHPAHDKALLLRHAINISLFQ, encoded by the coding sequence ATGTACGGTTCAGTGAAGGTCTGGCAGGAAACGATCACCCTCCCAACGTGGACGGCAGGCGAGGAAGACGCTAACCCGATGTTCCTTGAGAAACGGGTTTATCAGGGATCTTCTGGTGCGGTGTATCCCTATGGTGTGATTGATACGCTAACCGGCAAGCGTGAAATGCGCGACTACAAAGCGGTGTGGATGGAGAATGACTTCATTCGCATCATGCTGCTGCCGGAGTTGGGGGGGCGTATTCATCGCGCGTATGACAAAGTACAACAGCGCGATTTCGTCTACTACAACGAAGTCGTCAAACCTGCGCTGGTGGGCCTGCTCGGGCCGTGGATCTCCGGCGGCATTGAGTTTAACTGGCCTCAGCATCACCGTCCCACCACCTTTATGCCGGTTGATTTTACTCAACAGCAGGGCGAGCAGGGCGAATACACGGTGTGGATGGGTGAAGTTGAGCCGATGCGTGGCTTGCAGGTGATGACAGGATTCACGCTGTATCCGGATCGCGCCCTGATTGAGATAACCGGAAAAGTGTTTAACGGTAATGCCACGCCGCGCCATTTCTTATGGTGGGCGAATCCTGCGGTGAAGGGCGGGGACGATCATCAGAGCGTGTTCCCGCCGGATGTGACTGCCGTTTTTGACCATGGCAAGCGCGATGTTTCCGCGTTCCCGATAGCGACCGGCACTTATTACAAAGTGGATTACTCCGCGGGCGTGGATATCTCACGCTACAAAAACGTGCCGGTTCCGACCTCCTATATGGCTGAAAAATCGAACTATGACTTTGTCGGCGCGTGGCACCATAGCGAACGCGGCGGACTGCTGCATGTCGCCGATCACCACGTTTCGCCAGGGAAAAAACAGTGGACCTGGGGATACGGTGAGTTTGGCGTCGCCTGGGATCGCAACCTGACCGATGACAACGGGCCGTATATTGAACTGATGACCGGGGTCTTTACTGATAATCAGCCGGACTTTACCTGGCTTGCGCCGTACGAAGAGAAAGTCTTCGTACAAAACTTCCTGCCCTACAGCGAACTCGGCATGGTGCAAAACGCCAGCACTCAACTGGCGCTGCGTCTGGTGCGTGACAATGGCCAGCTCTCTGTTGGCGTTTACGCTATTGCGCCGCTGCACGACGTGTTGGTTACGCTTTCTGCTGATGGGAAACCGTTTTATGAACAGATGCTGACCCTTGAGCCGGGCAAAAGCTGGCTGGCTGAGGTGTCCGATCGCGGTCACGAGCGGGTGACCATGGCCGTGACCCGCGCGGATGGCTCGTCGCTGCTGCAATACGAAGAGCACATTGCCGAAGAATTACCGCTGCCTTCGGCCGCCGTTGCGCCGGCACTGCCAGAGGCGCTGTCCAATACCGATGAACTCTATTTTATTGGTCAGCATCTGGAACAATACAATCACGCCAGCCGTTATGCAGAGGATTATTATCGCCGCGCGCTGGAGGTTGATCCGCTTGATTACCGCAATAATGTGGCGCTGGGAACGCTGGCGCTAAACCGGGCGGACTGGGCATTGGCCGAGCACTGTGCGCGTGCGGCGCTTGAACGCGCGCATAAACTCAATAAAAATCCGCGTGATGGCGAGGCGAGCATGCTGCTGGCCGCCGCTCTGGAACGTCAGGGTGATAATGACGGTGCGTGGGAGAGTTACTACAAGGCAAGCTGGAGCGGTAACTGTCGCGATGCCGCCTTCTGGTCGCTGGCTCGTCTGGCAATGAAGCGTGCAGACTATGCTGGTGCGCTGGAGAAGGTCGATCAGAGTCTGCGTTTCAACGGCAGTAATAACCTGGCGATGGGGCTGAAAGCGTTGGTGCTGGCGAAGCTTGATCGCAGCGAGCCGGCGCTGGAATATATTCGCCAACAGCTGGCTGACTATCCGCTGAGTTACACCCTGCACTATGCGCGCTGGGCTATCGGCCAGGACGAAGATTCAGCCGCCGCACTGCTGTCCGTTACCGGGCGACGTGGTACCAATGCCTGCGAGCTGGCGGGTTGGCTGACTTCTTTGGGGCAGCAAGATGCGGCGCGCGATGTGCTGGAACTGCTCGACAGCCAGGAAACGCTGCCGATGTTGTGGCGGGCTTCACTCAGTGATAACCCTCAGTCTTTCATCATGCGCGCTCGCGAGTGTCTGCAAAACCGTGTGCGATTCCCCAATACGCTGGATGAAGTGCAGATGCTACAAACGCTGGCGCATAGCGCGTTTGCCCGCTATTTGCTCGGCTGTTTCTGGTATAGCAAACGACGTTATGACGAGGCGGTCTCCTGCTGGCAATTCACGCTTGAGCAGGAGCCGGATTTTGCCCCGGTACACCGATTGCTGGGGATTTATGCCTGGAACAAGCAGCATGATGCTCAACTGGCAGAGCGTTATCTGTCGCAGGCCGTGGCGCTGGAGCCGAAAAATGCGCGCTTCCTGTTTGAGCTCGACTATCTCAATAAACTTCTGGCACAACCGGCTAAACAGCGTTTGGCAAGGCTGGAAGCCAGCAAGGAGGTGGTTTTCCATCGTGATGACCTGACGGTAGAACTGCTCAGTTTATGGAATGGCGTGGGTCACTATGATGCCGCGGCGGCCGTGCTCAACGAGCGCGTGTTCCACCCGTGGGAAGGCGGTGAAGGCAAAGCCACCGGGCAGTATCTGCTCAATCAACTGCATCGGGCACTGGCCGCTGTTCACATCAACGATTTCCCGGCTGCCATCGTCTTGCTGCAACAGGCGCTGCACTACCCGCAGAACCTCGGCGAAGGACGTTTACCCGGACAAACGGATAACGACATCTGGTATTTGCTGGGATATTGCGCACAGCAGCAGGGACACCATGACGAGGCCCAGCGCTATTTTGTGCGGGCAACGCGGGGCGGTAGTTCGCTTGACGCCGGACGTTATTACAACGACCAGCCGGTGGACTATCTGTTCTGGCAAGGCATGGCGTTGAAAGCGATGGGGGACACCGCGCAAGCGGACACGCTGTTCCACAGCTTCCTGCAGTGGGTTGATACGCAGCATGACCAGGTACCGGACGTCGATTTCTTTGCCGTATCGCTGCCTGATTTAGTGGTGTTGGATACCTCTGCACACGAGAAACATCAGCAACACTGTCTGTTCATCAACGCGCTTGGGCACCTGGGGCTGGGCAATCTGCCAGCCTGCCAGCATGACCTTGATGCGCTATTGCAACGTCATCCGGCGCACGACAAAGCCTTGCTGCTGCGTCACGCCATCAACATATCGCTTTTCCAGTAA